The Cloacibacterium caeni region TAAAGCCAAACTGATAGAATTTTTTGAATTTCTTTCTCAGGTTTTTTTGTGCTTCCCCAAATTGAGAACGGTGTGCTTCATCAAAAATGAAAACCACTTGCTTTTGGTATATTGGCAAGTCATTCTCGGTTTTCATGAGGTTGTTGAGTTTTTGAATGGTGGTTACAATGATTTTATTGTCGTCTTTTTCAATATTTCGCTTTAAACCCGCAGTGCTGTCTGATCCATTAACACTGTCGGGAGAAAAGCGCTGATATTCTTTCATGGTCTGAAAGTCTAAATCTTTGCGGTCTACTACAAAGAAGACTTTATCAATAAAATCTAGTTTTGTAGCTAAACGAGCTGCTTTGAAACTGGTTAATGTTTTCCCAGAACCGGTAGTATGCCAAATGTAGCCCCCTCCTTCTGTGGTAGACCATTTTTTAGCTTCGAAAGAACTTTTAATTTTCCATAACATTCTTTCTGTTGCTGCAATTTGGTAGGGTCTCATAATGAGCAAAGTATCACTTACATCAAAAACTGAATACGTAAGCAAAACATTTAGCAGCGTTTGTTTTTGAAAAAAAGTGGCTGTAAAATCTTTGAGGTCTTTGATTAAAGTATTATCCGCCTTAGCCCAGTTCATGGTAAAATCAAAACTATTTTTATCTCGTTTTACCGTATTGGCAAAATAACGGCAGTCTGTACCATTAGAAATTACAAAAATTTGCAGGTACTTAAAAAGTGAATTCTCACTATTGAAGCTTTCTTTGCTGTAGCGATGCACTTGATTAAAAGCTTCTCTTATGGCAACTCCTCTTTTTTTGAGTTCTACTTGAACCATTGGCAAGCCATTGACTAAAATGGTAACATCATAGCGATTGGCATGACGACCTTTTTGTTCGAATTGTGAAATAACTTGTAGTTTATTTCTTGTAATATTTTTTTTGTCTACCAAGTAAATATTTTGGATATGACCATCATCAAACACAAAATCATGGATGTAATTATCATGCAGTTTTCTGGTTTTGTCTACAATACCTTCACTGGGTCTGTCTAAGTATTCTTCTACAAAGCGAGCCCATTCTTCATCGGTAAAAACCATATTGTTTAAAGCCTGTAACTGCACCCTTACATTAGCCAACATGGCTTGCAATGTAGTAAGACCAGAAGGATTCTCATATCCTTGATTGATTAAATCTTGGATAAATTCACGTTCTAAAGCAGATTCTGACTGAAAACCTGCTGGAGATTCATTCAGTGAAGAATATTTATTATAACGGTCTAAAACAATAAAATTGCTGGTTTCTGCGATGGTGCTGTACATAGTAGTTTTTGGTTTTAATTTTTAGGAAAAGATAATAACATATCTCTATAATACTCGTATTGTTTTTTTCTTAGCTCTATTTCTTTTGGTAAACCTTCGGTGATGGAAGTGGTGAGCGTATCAAATTGGTCTAAAATAGAAACAATGCGTTCTTGTTCTTCGAGTGAGGGAATGGGGATTGGAAAATTTAAAAACATGGGCTTTCTCATTGAAGTAACAGATGAATTTACAGAGGTCTTAAGAATGTAATCATAAAACTTTGTAATTATGTAGTGATAGACATATCTTGAATTAACGACACTATTTGGCACAATTCTATATGCTCTTTGGTGTAGTGCATATTTTCCAACTGCCCAATGAAATACTTTTCCAACACCAACTCCATCACCTGCTGTAATGATAGCTGTTTCATCAAAATCATATGAATTAAGTTTTAAGGGAGTTATACCTCTTGCATAAAATGTATAAATGCCATAATCAACAGCATCTTGTGTATTATGACTGCCAGTGCCAATTTCCGCCACCTCCCCCAACGTCTTCCATTTCACTTTATTTTCATCAAAAGATAGCAACTTTTCTCTATAATAAGTATATTGCGATTTTCTTGCTGTAAGCTCTGCTGTAAGCTCTGCTGTAAGTTCGGTGAATGTATCTAGAATTGCAACTATTTTTTGTTGGATTTCGAGAGATTTTTTAGTGTTTTCTGGGCATGGAATGGGGATAAGTTTTTTAGAATAATTACTAATCCATTGTCTTTTATGGTCACCATCTATTAAATCACTTGGCAACGTATTCATCCAATAATAAATATATTTTAATGACACTAATGATTCATCTTTGGAAGTAATCATTTTCATAGCTGAAGACTTCGCTTTAAAATCAAAATCAACCCATTTGTTTGCAGTTGTAAAATCATCAAAAATTATGACAGGATTTTTTGATGCTCTATATATTCCTTCGGTTTCATCAGTATAACCTAGAATAAAGGTTTTACCAGCCGTTAAAACAGGAATTTTAAAATTGTCGTTATAAATATTTGAATTCACCAAATATTTTGTTGGTTGCTCATATTCAGCGAATTTTTCTAAGGGTAACCACACGACCTCAACACCCTCTAATAATTTATCTATGTAACTCATTGTTTCCCTTTCTTTTTTGCTTTTTTCTCCAAATCCGAGATAGTTTTCAAATACTCTTTTTCTACGGATAGCAGCGTTTGTGCTTTGTACTTCTTATATTCCAACTTTGCTTTCTCTGCTGCCTGAGTATGCGATATTTTTCCCGAACCTTCCAATATTTTTCTTCCTGTAGAACCAAGAATATTGTCTAATTCACGCACATAATCTGTCATACGCATTTCCCGTTCTTCAATAGCGTTTAATTCTGCCAAATCAAAATAAGCGGCTACTAAATTGTTGAGCACTTTCAATTCTTTTTCTTCCAAATAATTTTTGGCAATCATTGCTTCGGCTTGTGTGGGTTGCTCGCCTTTAAAATTGGTGAGCCCTGCAAAAGGTTTATCGCTGTCCACACGCAAATAAATTACTTCACTTGCCGTATTTCCGTGAGCTGCATAATGCAATTTGTTTTGAACAATTTTAAAAAAAGTCAAACTTTCTTCGCTTTTTGGGTCATAATCGGTAGCAGTCGCATACAATTCCAACACCTGACGGTACATTACCTTTTCGCTGGAACGAATGTCGCGAATGCGGTCTAATAGTTCTTTCCAATAATTGCCACCGCCCAAGTTTTTAAGGCGTTCATCGTCCATTGTAAACCCTTTTACTATATACTCCTTTAAGCGTTGCGTTGCCCATTGTCGAAAACGAGTGCCTTGTACCGATTTCACCCGATAACCAACGGAAATGATAACATCGAGGTTAAAATAATTTACTTCGTAATTTTTGCCGTCAGCAGCAGTTGTTCGGAATTTCCGAACAACTGATTTTTCATCTAATTCACCTTCTTCAAAAATGTGTTTAATATGTTCGCTGATGGTTGATTTTGCTTTGTCAAACAACATTGCTATTTGGTCTTGTGTAAGCCAAACGGTTTCATCTTCGAGTTGGACATTTATTTTAGTCAGTCCATCGTCCGTGGTATATAAAATTATTTCGCTCATACTTCAATCTCTTTTATAATTTTATCAATATTCGCACGAAGTATATTTATTTTCTCCACCGTTTTTGAAATCTCTGCATTCAGTTCCTCGATATTAATTTTCTCGCGCTTATCTTTGGCTTCTACATACGAGCTTACGGATAGGTTGTAATCGTTTTCTGCAATTTTAGCATTGTCAATAGTGGTGGCTACGTGTGGCACTTCGGCTTTACTGTCAAACATCGCCATAATCTTATCGATATGTTCGTCTTCTAGCAAATTGTTATTGGTTACCTTTCTAAAGAAATCTTCCCCTGTAACATCAATAAACTGGGTTTTGGTATCTGTTTTATGTTTAGAAAGCACGAGAATATTTACGGCGATAGACGTTCCGTAGAATAAGTTAGGGGCTAAAGCAATGACGGTTTCTACAAAATTGTTGTCTACCAAATATTTTCTAATTTTTTGTTCGGCACCGCCACGGTAAAAAATACCTGGGAAGCACACAATAGCTGCTCTCCCTTTACTCGATAAGTAATGCAAGGCGTGTAATACAAATGCAAAATCTGCTTTAGACTTAGGAGCTAAAACACCTGCAGGCGCAAAACGGTCATCGTTAATCAAGGTAGGGTCATCACTCCCTATCCAAGGGATAGAATACGGCGGATTAGACACAATGGCGTCAAACGGTTTTTCGTCCATCAGCTGAGGGTCTCTAAGGGTATCTCCTAAAACAATGTGAAACTTATCATAATTGATATTGTGCAAAAACATATTCATACGCGCCAAGTTGTAGGTGGTATGATTGACTTCTTGTCCGTAGAAACCTTCTTCTATGATGTGGTTGTCAAAATGTTTTTTGGCTTGTAATAGTAATGAGCCAGAACCTGCTGCAGGGTCGTAAATTTTGTTGACTGATTTTTGTCCGTGCATTGCCAGTTGAGCAATGAGTTTAGAAACGTGTTGAGGGGTGAAAAACTCACCTCCCGATTTCCCCGCGTTGGCTGCATAATTGCCGATAAGGAATTCGTAGGCATCACCAAAAAGGTCTATTTGGTTGTCTTCAAATTTACCAAAGTCTAGTTGTTCCACGCCTTTGATGACTGCTGCTAAACGAGCGTTTTTGTTTTCTACATTGTTGCCTAGTCTTGAGCTTGTGGTATCAAAATCTGCAAACAAACCTTTGATGTCTTCTTCCGAAGGATAACCATTGGCAGAACTTTCTATGGCATCAAAAATGGCTTTTAGGTCTGTGTTTAGATTGGGGTTGTTATTGGCATTTTTTGCAATGTTCACAAAAAGCTGGCTTGGATATATGAAGTAGCCTTTTGTTTTTATGGCGTCATCTTTGATTTCGGGAGTGATGACCTCATCAGATAATTGGGAATAATTTATGCTTTCGTCTCCAGCTTCAATGTAATTGGTAAAGTTTTCGCTAATGAAGCGATAAAACAAAGTTCCTAATACAAATTGTTTGAAATCCCACCCATCTACTGAGCCTCTAACGTCGTTGGCAATCTTCCAAATTTGATTTTGTAATGCCGCTCTTTGTGCTATGCTTGTCATTTTTAAGTAAATAATTCTTTAGAAAAAGTTTATGGTTATTAAATTTCAAATATAACAAAACCGAGTCTTATTAAAAAGGGCAAACCGTAAAATCTGCAATAAATTACAATAAATTGAAATAAAACTAATTAAATTACTTTCTTTTGTCGGTGGAGTTTTGGTCGTAACCGAAAAGATTAAACATTTCTCTCATTCGGGAGCGAAGCCTGTTTCCGTAGATGGATTCTATTTCAGCTGCAGAAAGATTGGTGGTGAGGTGAGTGATGAGTCCTTTTTCTTTGAACAGGTCATAGCGTGTGAGGAGGATTTCTGCCATGACATTGCAATCGTTTCCGTAATACTTCGATGAGGTTTCAATGCCTAAATCGTCAAAGCAATAGACTTTGGCTTTTCGAGCATCGTGGGCGAAGTTTCCTTTGGAGTAGTTCTCAAGGATTTGATAGCCCGACTGCATGAATTCTGAAACGATTTGGCGTGTGGAGACCATGCCGAATTTGTTTTTGTTTCCTATGAATTTTTGCATGAGCTTGAATAAGGTGGTTTTTCCGCAACCGATAGGACCAGAAAGGAGAATTCCTTTTTGGAGGTCGAAGTCCATTTCTTTAGCTACTAAATCGTCTTGGAGCATCCATGCAATGGTGGCGAAGACTATGGGTTTTTCTTCGTCTGGAATGAGGTAGTTTTTACCGATGTATTGGGAAGCGAATTTTTTGAATTCTGGAATGATTTTGTAATAATCATAACGGGTTTCTATGGGTGGTGTAGGAAAGTTCATAGAGTGAGGTTGAGGTTAAGGTAAAGGTTAAAGTGGTTCTTTGTAGCTTTTGTTGGTGGTGGCTTGGAGATTGTTGCGTTTGCCTTCGGCTCCGCTCAGGCTACGTGGTTTTAAATTATCATTGAATTTTTTGGAGTTTTTGAGCCAATTGCGTGCAGCTGCTTCCCAATTTTTCATTTTGGATTTTCCACCCACGAGCCAGCCGTTGGATTCGTAGTGGTCAAAAAATCTTTCGGCTTCGGAAAGCGGAGTGTCTTTTTCTTCGAAAAAAAGTTTTACCTCAGCAAAGGTGGGTGGGATTTTGGGAGCTGGTTTGATGTAGTGAGATTCTTCACTGCGCTTTGCTTCGTTCAGAATGACAGGAAAATTCTTTTTGCCTCCAACTTGAATATTGTTTTCGATAAGAGTTGGCGAAAGCTTTGCGATTTTCTTTTTCTTTTCGCGCAACTTTTCTTTTTCTTCACTTTTTTGGGATAGTGATTTTGGAACAATTTCTTGGAAAGGAATTGCAGGTAAAAAAGCTTGTTTAAAATTTGAACTGGTCTCGGGTGAGGTAATACTATGTTTATTGTTTATATTGTTTATATAGTTTATAGAAGGTATCAATGCTTGTTCAATACCTGTTTCGATTTTGATATGGTGCTGGTTCAATGCTTGTTCAGAGCTTGTTTGATTTTTGATACGGTTCTTGTTCAAATGGTGAACATCTATATTTTCGAAATTATGAAGATTGACCAAACTTCCTTTGTATGGATTGAATGAGGGTAAATATTCGATATATCCAAAATCTTGAAGGTCTTTTATACACTTGTGATAAGTTCCTAACGCTGCAATTTTACTGAGCTTCATCATTTCATGTCGTGAAATGCTTATTGGGTTCTGGAAGTGGTTGAGGTTCCAGAACTGAAATAAAGCAAGGTATAAGCTGATGTGTGTGGGGTTAAGGCGTGAGTCTTCGTGGATTTTTTCGTAAAATCCTGTAAGGTGGCGGATGTAGTTCATATTTTTAAATGCTGGATGTGGGATGATGGGAGTTGGAAGTTGGGTGATGGTCGCTTCGTGAACTTCGTTCGTAAACTTCTGTTTATGCTCAGCGTGACATTATGATTGGTGATTGATTAATTATTAGATTGTAAGAGCTTTTCAATGTCCTCATAGTTGTAGTATAGTGTACCTCCGACTTTAGAGTAACGGAGAGTGCCGTTAATCCTCATGTTTTGGAGTGTTCCCGAGGATATTTTGAGGAGTGCTTTAACATCTGCGCTACGGAGCCATTGTTTTTGGTTGTTTGTTTTTGGGAGCAGTAAGTTTTTGAGTTCTTGTAAAAGATCATTTTTGAACTCTTGAAGGTCTTCTTTGGTAATAATTTCTAGTGCCATAATTCAATAGGTTAAGGTTAAGGTTAAGTTGGTTTAGAATTCCAGCAATGACTTTCATCCCCGGAATTGTTTACAGCGAAATTGTGCTGTTTTGGTAAGATTTATTCACAACGGAGACTGCGTTGTGAATGATTTTTTAAAAATTTTCGTCTGTTTCCTCCATTCTTAACAGAAGTTTATCTTTGAGGGTATTGATAAATTTGGCTCTGTCGTCTTTTCGGGTTCTGATGTCTAGGAACATACGCCTGTATTGTCCTAAATCTACATTGAAGGTTTCTTGGAATTGTTCTGCAATGTCTTTAACATTAGCAGTTCCGTTGTTGAAAACGCCTTCGGTTTGGAGGGCGTAGATGAGTTCAATAAGGGCGACTTTTGAGGCCGTCCATTGGAGTTTGGATGATTGGGTTGTATAAATCCCGTTTAGTGCTTTTTCAAGCTCTAAAATCTTTTTATCTATGTATATAGACAAAAGGTCGTTCGCCATGATTAAAGCGACTTTGCTATCATGGGCGGTTGAGAATTTAGGGTCAAATTCAAAATAATAATTGTTGAGGTTGATTTTAAAATCTACATTTCCTCTCAAAAAATATTTCTCATCTAGGAAAGTGCTATTCGTACGGTAGTATTGATAAAAATCTAAATTCTTATCAAAGAAATCTTTTATGTTGGCCTGTTCAGCTTCATAATATTTTTTGAGGATTGATGCACCTCCTAATGGAGCTTGGGAAGCAATTCTATAAATTGCCATGTGATAATATAGCTTGGAAGTGAATTGCGGTTTTATGGATTTAAAAAATAAAATTTCTTCATGCTTAGATTTAAATTTATGTTTAATGAGCATTTTTTTCAGCTGCTCTAGAGTTTTGAGAATGACTTTGATTGTCTCTTCTGATTTTTGGAGAACGTTATCAAATTCGGACTCTAAAAACTCAATCTGCCCATTAAGCTCTCTTAAGAGATCAATAGATTTCGTTTCCACAGTTAAATTTTGTTTTTAACGGTGCTAAAAATATAATTTTAACGATAATGCAACAAAAAATATTAAAAAATATTTTCAACAACAATAAACGAATTTTATTAATTATTCATAATCAATCTCTTATATAAATGAAAAATAATTACTAGTACATGATGATATATTGAAAATATAACAACATTGTTACAAAATATATGAAAGTTACTATATAAGACTGGTTTGGAGCTGTTTGGGTTTTTACCAAAAAAGAAAATGAAGATTAAGAAATCTTCATTTTTAGTTCTTTTTGGGCTAATTTTTCTTTTAAGATATTCATGTCGTTGCTGACTTTGGAATCTAGGATTTTGGCGTAGTGTTGGGTCATTTTAATACTTTTATGACCTAGCATTTTACTTACTGTTTCGATTGGTACACCATTATTTAGAGTTACTGTTGTGGCAAAAGTGTGTCTTGCTGCATGAAAAGTTAAATCAAATTCTATATCGCATAGTGTAGAAATTTCTTTTAAATACTCGTTCATTTTTTGATTGCTTAGTATTGGGAGGACTAAATTTTGATTTAAACATTTAGGATGATCTTTGTATTTATTCATAATCATTTCTGCAATAGGGAGAATAGGAATTCTTACCTCCACCTTAGTTTTTGTTCTTTTTGTTTTTATCCATTTTTCACCTTTTAAGTCAATAAATATATTTTCATAAGTAAGATTTTTAATATCAACGTATGCTAAACCAGTATAGCAACTAAAAATAAAAATGTCTCTGACTGATGCTAATCTTTCTGACTTAAATTCTTTATTCAAAATTTGATCTATATGAGATTGAGATAAAAAATTAGGAACTACAGTTGTTAATTTTGATTTGTAATTGATGAAAGGATTTTTTGAAATCCACTCATTAGCAAAGCAGATATTTATGATTTTTTGAAAATTCTTAATGTACTTAACAGCAGAATTATTGGCACATTTACGAACTGTTCTTAACCAATATTCGTAACTAGAAACAAATTCGGGATTGATTTGTTTAACGTCCATATCCGAAACATTATATTTCCATTTTAAAAATTCAATCGTATGTCTAAGGGAAGTCTCATATCTTTCCCAAGTTCCTTTGGAATAAGTTTCTCCTATTAAGTCATACATTTGTTTGTTATGTTCTTTGAAAACTTCAACGATAGTTACTTTCTTTTCGTCAATACCTAAATAACGATTTTTAAGAGTTTCACTCGTTATTTCTTTATTTGCCAAAATTAATTCGTTATAACTTGAAAATACTTTGAATTTTATATGCTCTAAAAGTGAATTAATGAATTTGGATTGTTGGGAATTGCCTTTTAATTTACCAGATTTAGAACACCATGAAGCTGTTGGGATAGTTTGCCCAGTTGATATTTCAGAGCGTTTTCCTCTCACTGTAATACGTAAATAAATGGCTGATAGTTCTGGATTGCCTTTTGTTTTCTTGGCGTAGAAAAGTAAACTGTAGTGGTTCATGTGTGGTGACATTTAAAGGTTATAAATTTATTTTTGACCCTAAGAACCTACAAGATGTTCAATCATTGAAATGGCTTTGTATAAGCAGTTTCAAGAGAGAAAGGTGAGTACTTTGGTGATTTTTTGATACTCACCTAATTACACCCTTACAGATTGAATTATTTTAGTTATTTATGATATTACATAAAACAAAAAACCCTTTAAAACGTACATTTTAAAGGGTTTTAATGAAATAT contains the following coding sequences:
- a CDS encoding restriction endonuclease subunit S yields the protein MSYIDKLLEGVEVVWLPLEKFAEYEQPTKYLVNSNIYNDNFKIPVLTAGKTFILGYTDETEGIYRASKNPVIIFDDFTTANKWVDFDFKAKSSAMKMITSKDESLVSLKYIYYWMNTLPSDLIDGDHKRQWISNYSKKLIPIPCPENTKKSLEIQQKIVAILDTFTELTAELTAELTARKSQYTYYREKLLSFDENKVKWKTLGEVAEIGTGSHNTQDAVDYGIYTFYARGITPLKLNSYDFDETAIITAGDGVGVGKVFHWAVGKYALHQRAYRIVPNSVVNSRYVYHYIITKFYDYILKTSVNSSVTSMRKPMFLNFPIPIPSLEEQERIVSILDQFDTLTTSITEGLPKEIELRKKQYEYYRDMLLSFPKN
- a CDS encoding type I restriction-modification system subunit M; its protein translation is MTSIAQRAALQNQIWKIANDVRGSVDGWDFKQFVLGTLFYRFISENFTNYIEAGDESINYSQLSDEVITPEIKDDAIKTKGYFIYPSQLFVNIAKNANNNPNLNTDLKAIFDAIESSANGYPSEEDIKGLFADFDTTSSRLGNNVENKNARLAAVIKGVEQLDFGKFEDNQIDLFGDAYEFLIGNYAANAGKSGGEFFTPQHVSKLIAQLAMHGQKSVNKIYDPAAGSGSLLLQAKKHFDNHIIEEGFYGQEVNHTTYNLARMNMFLHNINYDKFHIVLGDTLRDPQLMDEKPFDAIVSNPPYSIPWIGSDDPTLINDDRFAPAGVLAPKSKADFAFVLHALHYLSSKGRAAIVCFPGIFYRGGAEQKIRKYLVDNNFVETVIALAPNLFYGTSIAVNILVLSKHKTDTKTQFIDVTGEDFFRKVTNNNLLEDEHIDKIMAMFDSKAEVPHVATTIDNAKIAENDYNLSVSSYVEAKDKREKINIEELNAEISKTVEKINILRANIDKIIKEIEV
- a CDS encoding site-specific integrase — its product is MNHYSLLFYAKKTKGNPELSAIYLRITVRGKRSEISTGQTIPTASWCSKSGKLKGNSQQSKFINSLLEHIKFKVFSSYNELILANKEITSETLKNRYLGIDEKKVTIVEVFKEHNKQMYDLIGETYSKGTWERYETSLRHTIEFLKWKYNVSDMDVKQINPEFVSSYEYWLRTVRKCANNSAVKYIKNFQKIINICFANEWISKNPFINYKSKLTTVVPNFLSQSHIDQILNKEFKSERLASVRDIFIFSCYTGLAYVDIKNLTYENIFIDLKGEKWIKTKRTKTKVEVRIPILPIAEMIMNKYKDHPKCLNQNLVLPILSNQKMNEYLKEISTLCDIEFDLTFHAARHTFATTVTLNNGVPIETVSKMLGHKSIKMTQHYAKILDSKVSNDMNILKEKLAQKELKMKIS
- a CDS encoding helix-turn-helix domain-containing protein; translation: MALEIITKEDLQEFKNDLLQELKNLLLPKTNNQKQWLRSADVKALLKISSGTLQNMRINGTLRYSKVGGTLYYNYEDIEKLLQSNN
- a CDS encoding transcriptional regulator, which translates into the protein MNYIRHLTGFYEKIHEDSRLNPTHISLYLALFQFWNLNHFQNPISISRHEMMKLSKIAALGTYHKCIKDLQDFGYIEYLPSFNPYKGSLVNLHNFENIDVHHLNKNRIKNQTSSEQALNQHHIKIETGIEQALIPSINYINNINNKHSITSPETSSNFKQAFLPAIPFQEIVPKSLSQKSEEKEKLREKKKKIAKLSPTLIENNIQVGGKKNFPVILNEAKRSEESHYIKPAPKIPPTFAEVKLFFEEKDTPLSEAERFFDHYESNGWLVGGKSKMKNWEAAARNWLKNSKKFNDNLKPRSLSGAEGKRNNLQATTNKSYKEPL
- a CDS encoding RteC domain-containing protein, which gives rise to MLIKHKFKSKHEEILFFKSIKPQFTSKLYYHMAIYRIASQAPLGGASILKKYYEAEQANIKDFFDKNLDFYQYYRTNSTFLDEKYFLRGNVDFKINLNNYYFEFDPKFSTAHDSKVALIMANDLLSIYIDKKILELEKALNGIYTTQSSKLQWTASKVALIELIYALQTEGVFNNGTANVKDIAEQFQETFNVDLGQYRRMFLDIRTRKDDRAKFINTLKDKLLLRMEETDENF
- a CDS encoding AAA family ATPase, which gives rise to MNFPTPPIETRYDYYKIIPEFKKFASQYIGKNYLIPDEEKPIVFATIAWMLQDDLVAKEMDFDLQKGILLSGPIGCGKTTLFKLMQKFIGNKNKFGMVSTRQIVSEFMQSGYQILENYSKGNFAHDARKAKVYCFDDLGIETSSKYYGNDCNVMAEILLTRYDLFKEKGLITHLTTNLSAAEIESIYGNRLRSRMREMFNLFGYDQNSTDKRK
- a CDS encoding virulence RhuM family protein, with translation MSEIILYTTDDGLTKINVQLEDETVWLTQDQIAMLFDKAKSTISEHIKHIFEEGELDEKSVVRKFRTTAADGKNYEVNYFNLDVIISVGYRVKSVQGTRFRQWATQRLKEYIVKGFTMDDERLKNLGGGNYWKELLDRIRDIRSSEKVMYRQVLELYATATDYDPKSEESLTFFKIVQNKLHYAAHGNTASEVIYLRVDSDKPFAGLTNFKGEQPTQAEAMIAKNYLEEKELKVLNNLVAAYFDLAELNAIEEREMRMTDYVRELDNILGSTGRKILEGSGKISHTQAAEKAKLEYKKYKAQTLLSVEKEYLKTISDLEKKAKKKGKQ